A window of the Bufo gargarizans isolate SCDJY-AF-19 chromosome 1, ASM1485885v1, whole genome shotgun sequence genome harbors these coding sequences:
- the LOC122925036 gene encoding gastrula zinc finger protein XlCGF17.1-like isoform X2, translating to MLLRNYKVEDKDIMQHSSGEKLNLHVGLHSTELLYNEKSFPEQSHVVITGTAQKGGKRLQCGKRFTKSLDLSTQRRTHTEDKLYSCSECGNTFIQKSDLVNHERSHTGEKPYSCSECEKCFTQKSDLVKHQRFHTGENPYSCSECGKRFTHKSAFYNHQRFHTGDKPYLCLECGKCFTRSTNLIAHERIHTGEKPYSCSECGRCFTNKSDLVKHHRYHTGDKPHSCSECGKCYTRKSQLIVHERTHTGEKPYLCSECGKCFTNKPALIMHNRIHTGDKPYSCSECGKCFTRKSHLDAHQRSHTGDKPY from the coding sequence ATGTTGTTACGAAATTATAAAGTAGAAGACAAAGATATAATGCAGCACTCTTCAGGAGAAAAACTTAATTTACATGTAGGACTTCACAGTACAGAATTATTATATAATGAGAAATCTTTTCCTGAACAATCGCACGTTGTTATCACAGGTACAGCTCAGAAAGGGGGTAAAAGACTTCAGTGTGGTAAACGGTTCACAAAAAGCTTGGACCTTTCTACACAAAGAAGAACTCACACAGAGGATAAGCTATActcttgttcagaatgtggaaatacTTTTATAcaaaaatcagatcttgttaaccatgagagaagtcacacaggagagaaaccatattcatgttcagaatgtgagaaatgttttacacaaaaatctgatcttgttaaacatcaaagatttcacacaggagagaatccatattcatgttcagaatgtgggaaacgttttACACATAAATCAGCCTTTTATAATCATCAAAGATTTCACACAGGAGACAAACCATatttatgtttagaatgtgggaaatgttttacacggaGCACAAATCTTAttgcacatgagagaattcacacaggagagaagccatattcatgttcagaatgtgggagatgttttacaaataaatcagatcttgttaaacatcatagATATCACACAGGAGACAAACcacattcatgttcagaatgtgggaaatgttatacACGGAAATCACAACTTATTGTGcatgagagaactcacacaggagagaagccatatttatgttcagaatgtgggaaatgttttacaaataaacCAGCTCTTATTATGCATaatagaattcacacaggagacaaaccatattcatgttcagaatgtgggaaatgttttacacgaaAATCACATCTTGATGCACATCAGAGAAGCCACACAGGAGACAAACCATATTAG
- the LOC122925036 gene encoding gastrula zinc finger protein XlCGF17.1-like isoform X1 — protein MMEEHQPLISQEIPSKNSEDNAMLLRNYKVEDKDIMQHSSGEKLNLHVGLHSTELLYNEKSFPEQSHVVITGTAQKGGKRLQCGKRFTKSLDLSTQRRTHTEDKLYSCSECGNTFIQKSDLVNHERSHTGEKPYSCSECEKCFTQKSDLVKHQRFHTGENPYSCSECGKRFTHKSAFYNHQRFHTGDKPYLCLECGKCFTRSTNLIAHERIHTGEKPYSCSECGRCFTNKSDLVKHHRYHTGDKPHSCSECGKCYTRKSQLIVHERTHTGEKPYLCSECGKCFTNKPALIMHNRIHTGDKPYSCSECGKCFTRKSHLDAHQRSHTGDKPY, from the coding sequence aAATTCCAAGTAAGAATTCCGAGGATAACGCCATGTTGTTACGAAATTATAAAGTAGAAGACAAAGATATAATGCAGCACTCTTCAGGAGAAAAACTTAATTTACATGTAGGACTTCACAGTACAGAATTATTATATAATGAGAAATCTTTTCCTGAACAATCGCACGTTGTTATCACAGGTACAGCTCAGAAAGGGGGTAAAAGACTTCAGTGTGGTAAACGGTTCACAAAAAGCTTGGACCTTTCTACACAAAGAAGAACTCACACAGAGGATAAGCTATActcttgttcagaatgtggaaatacTTTTATAcaaaaatcagatcttgttaaccatgagagaagtcacacaggagagaaaccatattcatgttcagaatgtgagaaatgttttacacaaaaatctgatcttgttaaacatcaaagatttcacacaggagagaatccatattcatgttcagaatgtgggaaacgttttACACATAAATCAGCCTTTTATAATCATCAAAGATTTCACACAGGAGACAAACCATatttatgtttagaatgtgggaaatgttttacacggaGCACAAATCTTAttgcacatgagagaattcacacaggagagaagccatattcatgttcagaatgtgggagatgttttacaaataaatcagatcttgttaaacatcatagATATCACACAGGAGACAAACcacattcatgttcagaatgtgggaaatgttatacACGGAAATCACAACTTATTGTGcatgagagaactcacacaggagagaagccatatttatgttcagaatgtgggaaatgttttacaaataaacCAGCTCTTATTATGCATaatagaattcacacaggagacaaaccatattcatgttcagaatgtgggaaatgttttacacgaaAATCACATCTTGATGCACATCAGAGAAGCCACACAGGAGACAAACCATATTAG